GCGTGGTGGGAACACCCAGATGATGCATCGCCTCGCTGCACAGGAATTCGCGGATCGACGAGCGCAACACCGCGCGGCCATCCGCCCCACGCGAGTACGGCGTCGGGCCGGCGCCCTTCAGCTGCAACTCCCAGCGTCGCCCATCCTCAGTGACCGCCTCGCCGAGCGAGATCGCCCGGCCATCACCAAGCTGGCCGGCCCAGACACCGAACTGATGCCCCCCATAATTCGCGGCCCAAGGCTCCATGCCTTCCAGCAAACGGTTGCCCGCGAACACCTCGCTGAACATGCGTTCGGTCACATCGCGCGGGTCGAGCCCCAGCGCCGCCAGCATCTCGGTCGAATATGCCAGCACCCTGGGCGCCGCGACCGGACTGGCATGCGTCCGCGAATACAGCGCGCCCTCGACCTGGCGCAGTCGTGGGCCTGCTTCCGGGTCACCCGGCAAGTCATGCAGAAAGGCGTTATCGAAGCGTGGAAAGCGCATGCGGAACTCGTGCTTCGGCGAACGGATAAAGGAAAGAACAGCGCACCATTTTGCGAAGCAAAAACGCGCGTAACACATTGCACTGCAACATAATACGAGCCACTTCACATTTCGCAAAAAATTGATAGAGTGCATCCAGGGCGGCACGGGGGCCGACCGGAGTGAACCACATGCGCTTGCTTCATGCCGACTCCGCGCTAGGGCGCGGAGTAAACATGGTGGCAGGGATGCTTTCCAGCTTAACGACCCGGAACGTCAAACAAGAATTCGAAACGGGTCAAGACTTCCATCTGGTCTCATGGCAACCCGGCGCACGTTCGCGGCGGGAAGACGAACTGGCCAGGCACAGGCAGCTACCGACCAGCTGAATCAGCCTAGTTTGCGTCGGGCACCCTTCAGCCCGGCGCTGCGGCGGGACCGATGACTTTGTCGATGTCCTCACGGGTCATTGCGCGCCACTGACCCGGCGCCAGGTCATCGAGCCCAAGCTCGCCGATGGCCACGCGCTGCAGCGTTTCCACACGATTGCCGGTCGCAGCGAACATGCGCCGCACCTGGTGGTAGCGCCCCTCGGTCACGGCCAGTCGCGCATGACGCGGCCCGAGCACATGCAGGACCGCCGGTGCCAACGGTGTGGTTTCCGAATCCAGCATCAGGCTGCCGCTGGCGAACAGTTCGCCTTCATCGCCCTTGAGATCCTCGGCCAGGGTGACTTCGTACAGCTTGGTCACATGCGACTTCGGCGCAATGATCCGGTGCAGCAGCGCCCCGTCGTCGGTCAGCAGCAACATGCCCGAAGTGTCGCGGTCGAGCCGCCCCACGGTGGACAGCGCCGGCTCGCGACGGCGATAGCGCGGCGGCAACAGATCGTAGACCAGCCGCCCGGCATCCTTGCGCGAACAGGTGTAGCCGACTGGCTTGTGCATCAACAGCGCCAGCCCCGAAGGCGGGTCCAGCGGTTCGCCGTCGATCCGGATGCGCTCCTGCGGCAGCTTGTCGTCGGCATAAAGCACGTCACCGTCACTGTCGGTGACGCGACCCTCGCGGAACATCCATGCCACCTCCCTGCGACTGCCGTAACCGAGGTTGGCGATCAGTTTAACCAGCTTCATGCGTGCGCCCCGCTTGCCTCGATCACCTTGAAACCATCCTTCACCACCATCGTACGCACCGTGTTGAAACGACGTGCCAGCACCGACTCGTAGGGCAGGTGGCGGTTGGCCACCAGCCAGAACCTGCCATGCGGCAGCAACGCATCGGCTGCCGCAGCAATGAAGGCGCGCCCCAGCTCGGGCAGATCCGCACGGCCTTGATGGAACGGCGGGTTGCTGACAATGGCGTCGTAGCGATGCGGCAGACCCTGCGTCACATCGTGCCAGTGGAACGTCACGGAAACCGTCCGCCCGCTTTGCCGCACCGCGTACTCCAGATTCGCGCGTGACGGTTCCAGCGCACGCGCCTCGGCCTCGTACAGATCGACGGCGTCGATGCCGGGACACTGCGCCAGCAGGCGTGTCGAAAGAAAGCCGTAACCGGCACCCAGGTCAGCCACCCGTCCCTGCAGATCGGCCGGCAGCTGCGCGGCCAGCAGGGCCGAGGCGGTGTCGATGCGATCCCAGGCGAACAGCCCAGGTCGACTGACCAGGCCGGGCGCGATCGTCTGCATCCCGTCCAGTGCCAGCCAGTCCGCCAGGAGCTCCTTGTCCACCTGGGGTCCGGGGCGGGTCCAGAACACCCTGCACTTGTGCTTCGAAAGGCTGCGCAGCGGTCCGGCGAGCCTGGCAAGGTCCGCCTCGCTGGACCTGGCGCCTTCCGCATTCGGCACACTGGCCAGCACCACGCCCGACGGCGCCAGGTACGTCAATGCCCGGGCAAGCAGCGCACGCGACGCGTCACGCGAACGTGGCGGCAGCATCAGCACGCGGGCAAAGGTATCGCCCTCCGACGGTTCGCCCACCGCATGACCCGAGCGCCGCAACGCATCGGCGAACGGCTTGAAGCTCTGCTCGCACAGCCAGCCTGGCTGCGCCGTCTCGCGCAGGCGGAAGCCATCCCGCGCATGCAGGAACAGCACGCGGCCGTCCGCAGGCAGATCCAGCTCGCCCGTGGCGAACGGCAGGAACAGCGCATCGAGAGCGGCATCAGGAGCAGGCGCGGAAAAGCCGGTAACGGTCACGGCAGACTTCAGGGGTGAACAGGCCGCTATTGTACGGCCTGTTCCCGGAATACCGCGTCACCCGGCCGGTCGCCGGGGTGCCGTCGGCGCGAACAGACGATCATTTCCCGCCGGTCTGATGCCCCATCCGCCAGATCCAGCGGTACAGCACCACCACGCAGGCCACGAAAGCGATGCCGCCGATCCAGATCGCCGGCGTGGCGAAGCTCTTGCCCACCAGCGCCAGCGGCGCATCGTGGTTGCGGAAGCCCAGCTTGTCGGAGAACGCGACCAGGGCCGCGACCACCACTCCGAGCAGGCTCTCGCCCACGATCAGACCCGACGCCAGCAGCACGCCGAGCTGCTTGGTCGCCTCGGCCCTCGGGCCGCGTTCCGCGCGACGGTCGAACCAGGCGCCGACCAGCGCACCGACCACCACCATCAAGGTGGTCGAGGTCGGCAGGTAGATGCCCAGACCCACCGCCAGCGGCGGCAGGCGCACCGACGTGCCGGCCAGGCCGAGCAGCTCGTCGATCAGGATGATCGCCGCGCCGATCAGCGCACCGATACCGATCAGGCTCCAGTCGATATTGCCGGTGATCACACCCTGCGCCAGCGCCGAGATCAGGCCAGCCTGGGGTGCCGGCAGCGCGCGGGAAGGATCCACACCCGGCGCACCAAGGAATCCGTAGGCGTGGTTGAGCAGGTCCATCACCGGCGGAATCACGATCGCCCCGGCGATCACGCCGATCACCAGCGCCCACTGCTGCAGCGAGGGCGTGGCGTCGACCAGTTGACCGGTCTTGAGGTCCTGCAGATTGTTGTTGGCGATCGACGCCACCGCGAACACGATCGCCGTGATGAACAGCGCGAAGGCCACCAGCGCCTTACCCGCGTCCGCCGGCATCAGCGACTTCACGCCCACCACCAGCAGCAGCGCGGCAATGATCACCACCAGGATGCCGACGCCCGAAAGCGGGCTGTTCGACGAACCGATCAGGCCGGCCATGTAGCCGCACACCGCCGAGACCAGAAAGCTGAGGATGACCACGAACAGCACGCCGCCGATCACCAGCAGCGCCGCATGCGAGCCCAGCCCGCTGACCACGCTGAAATGACCGAGCAGCCAGGCCACCGGGATCAGGCACAGCAGGATGATCAGGCCAACCATGCCGATCGGCATGTCGTGTTCGGTGCGCGGCAGCGTGCCCAGTTGTCCGGCCTTGCGCACGCGCGAGGCCGCCATCGCACCGCTCAGGCCGGTCACCACCGGCTTGACCAGCTTGGCCAGGGTCCAGATCGCCGCCACGCCGATGGTGCCGGCGCCGACGTAGCGCACATCGTGGCTCCAGGCGCCCTGCGCCACATCCATCGCCGAACCCGCCGCCGGATGCAGCAGCAGGAAATGCGGTACCGCCCAGCCCCAGCCGATCAGCGCACCGACCAGCATCGCCACGCCGACCCACAGGCCGACCAGGTGGCCCACCGCGAACAGTGCGAAGGACAGGCTGAAGTCGAAGCCGGTCGCTGCGCCCTTGTCGCCCACGCGGAAATAGCTGGACACCGAGGTGGCGAACAGCTTGGTCTGCACGATCACGTAGAACAGCGCGGACACGATAGAGCCGGTGATCACCGCCTTCAGCCCGGCACCGCCGGATTCAACCGAATCGGCCGCGGCGGCCTCGTCGCCGGAGCCGACCTTCAGCACCTCGGCGCAGGCCACGCCTTCCGGGTACGGAAGGTCGGAATCGGTGACCAGCGCGCGGCGCAGCGGGATGGTGTACATCACGCCGAGGATGCCGCCGGTCGCACAGATGCCGAAGGACATCCAGAACGGAAAGCCGTTCCACCAGCCGATGATGATCAGGCCCGGCAGCACGAAGATGATGGCGGACAGCGTGCCGGCAGCCGAAGCCACCGTCTGCACGATGTTGTTCTCCTGGATCGTGGAGTTCTTCATCGCACGCAGGATCGCCATCGAGATCACCGCGGCGGGGATCGAGGTGGCGAAGGTCAGGCCGGCCTTCAGGCCGAAGAACACATTGGCCGCGGTGAACACCACGGTGATCACGATGCCGATGATCAGGCCACGAAGGGTCAGCTCGGTGCGCGGTGCCGCGCCGGATTGGGACTGTGGTTTCACGAACGGGACTCCCCTGGCAGGTTCGTGCCTCAAGATAGCGTGGAACGGGCCTGGCGTGGAATTTCCAGCACGCGCGTGCTCTCGAAGTGGCGCTGCTCGCCGCTCAGCGGATCGTTGAATGCCAGCGTCCGGGCCAGCAGTTGCAGCGGTCGGTCCGGGTCGTCCGGTGCTTCCGCGGCCAGCTCCGGATACAGCGGGTCATGCCGGATCGGCGCGCCTAGGCCGGCCATCTGCACACGCAGCTGGTGCTTGCGACCGGTGACCGGATACAGCGCGTAATGCCAGTCGTGCTGGCCGCGACCGATCACGTCGATGCGCGTCTCGCTGTTGGGTTCGCCGTCGGCCTCGCGCATGCGGAAGAACGGCTCGCCGGGCTCGATTCGGCTACGACGCAGCAGCGGAAACGACTGATCCGGCAGCGGCGGCGCCAGTGCCTCGTAGTGTTTGGCAATGCGCCGCTCGCGGAACAACGCCTGGTAGGCGGCGCGGCTGCCCGGGTCGACCGAGAACAACACCAGCCCCGAGGTCAGCCGGTCGATGCGGTGCAGGGGCACCAGGTCTGCATGGCCGGTGCGGCGGATCAGCCGCGTCAGCAAGGTCTCTTCCACGAAGCGTCCCGCCGGCGTCACCGGCAGGAACGGCGGCTTGTCGGCGACCAGCAGATGCCGGTCGAGATGCACGATCGCCTCGTCGAACGGTATCCGTGGCTCATCCGTCACCTCGCGCCAGTAGCGTACACACAGGCCGGCGCGATAGCGCGTCTGCGCCACCACCGGCAGACCCGCGCTATCCAGCACACGGCCGCGCGCCATGCGGTCCAGCCAGCGTTCGCGGCCGATCGCCGGAAAATGCGCGCACAGTCCGTCCAGCACCGTTGCCCAGGGTCCCGGCGGCAGATGGAAGGTACTGGGTGCGATGGCGGGCATGGCCGCTCCGTCGACGGTTCGAGCCCTGCATTTTAGTGCCGTCTGGGATGCCGTCGAAGGGCCGTCTACTGACAGCAGGTTGTCAGCAGGCCTGCCGGACCATGGCGACGTCCATCCACGGAGCATTCCATGAACACCATCGAAGGTATCGTCCTGCACGGCAGCAACCCCGGCTTCGGCCTGCCCGAAGCCAGCCCGTTCGTGATTAAGACCGACGTGCAACTGCAACTGGCCGGCCTGCCCTACCGCAAGGTCGGCGGCACGCCTCCGCAGGCACCGAAAGGCAAGATTCCATGGCTCGTCGACGGCGACGAGACCGTGTGCGATTCCACCTTCATCCGCGCGCACCTCGAACGCAAGTACAGCATCGACCTGGACGCCGGTCTGGACGCACGCCAGCGGGCCGAATCCTGGGCGATCGAACGCATGCTCGAGGACCACCTGTACTGGACTATGGTCTGGTTCCGCTGGATCGATCCGGTGAATTTCGCCAAGGGGCCGGCGCACTTCGTCGACGCCGCACCGGAAGCCGCCCGCGCTTCGCTGCGCGAGGAACTGCAGGCACGCAGGCGCGCCGAACTGCATGCCCAGGGACTCGGCCGCCACACCGCCGACCAGATCGCCATGCTGGGCCAACGCTCGCTGGATGCGCTTTCCACCCTGCTGGACGACCGCGCGCATGTGACAGGAAGGCAGCCCGCTGCGGTCGACGCGTTCGCATTCGGAATGCTGGCATCGATCCTCACGCCGTTCTTCGACTCGCCGCTGCGCGACGCCGCACTCGGCTATCCGAACCTGGTCGCCTACACCGCACGCATGATGCAGCGGCACTACCCGGAACATCCGTGGACAGCCAGCGCGTAGAATGGGCGGTTATTGTCCCGCAGGCACCCACCCGCATGGCCCTCACCGCCACCATCCACAAGGCCGAACTGTCGATCAGCGACATGGACCGGCATTACTACGCCACCCATCCGCTGACCCTCGCACGGCATCCGTCGGAGACCGAAGAGCGACTGATGGCGCGCCTGCTCGCCTTCGCGCTGTACGCCGGCGAGCGGCTGGAGTTCGGCCGCGGCATCAGCGATGTCGATGAACCGGCCTTGTGGCGCAAGGACTACACCGGCGAGATCGAGCTGTGGATCGATGTCGGACAGCCCGACGAAACACGTATCCGCAAGGCCTGCCGGCAGGCGCAGCAGGTGGTGGTGATCGCCTACGGCGGGCATGTCGCCGACGTGTGGTGGGAAAAGATCGCCGGCAGCCTGGGCCGCCACGACAATCTCAGCGTCCTCGCCATCGTCGCCGACGACATGCGCCAACTCGAGGCGCTGTGCGATCGCGGCATGCGCCTACAGTGCCTGATCCAGGACGGCGAACTGCAGATGATCACCGGCGACACCACGCTGGCGATCCGCCCGGACATCCTCATGGGCGGCTACGCTGCCGCCTGACCCAACGCACCCATCCAAGGAATCGCCATGCGCCGGTTGCTGTCCATCCTCGCCCTGCTTGCCCTGCCCGTTGTGCTCGCCGCCTGCAGCCACCCACCGCAGCCCTACGACGGCGGTCAGGTGACGAAGCTGACGATCACCGACCTGAAGGTCGGTACCGGCGCCGAAGCCAAACCCGGTATGCAGGTGAAGGTGAACTACACCGGCTGGCTCTACGACCAGCACGCCAAGGACAAGCGCGGCAAGAAGTTCGACAGCTCGTTCGATCACGGCGCACCGTTCACGTTTACGCTGGGCAAGGGCATGGTGATCAAGGGCTGGGACGAGGGCGTGACCGGCATGCGCGTGGGCGGCAAGCGCCTCTTGCTGATCCCGGCCGCGCTCGGCTATGGCGCGCAGGGCGCCGGCGGCGTGATCCCGCCGAACGCCTCGCTGGTGTTCGAAGTCGACCTGCTCGGCGTTTCCGCTGCCCAGTAACAAGGCCCGGTCGCGGGCCGGCAGGACACGAGCCTTGCCGGCCACTGGCCGCACCTATCACATGGATGCGTGCAGCACAGACACCGCAGGCGCTCAGCCGACCGGTTGAGCCGCCAGCCGCCCGCGCACCGCCGCCGCCAGCTCGAACGAGCGCAGGCGCGCGGCATGGTCGAACACATTGGCGGTCAACATCAGCTCGTCCGGGCGATGCCGCTCGATGAAGTCGGCGATGCCGCGTTCCACCGTGTCGCTGTCGCCGACCACCGCGCAGGCCAGCGCATGCTCCATGCCCAGCCGTTCGTGCGACGCGCCGTAGCGGTTGATGTCGTCGATCGGCGGCGGCAGCAGTCCGGGCATGCCCCGTCGCAGGTTGACGAACGCCTGTTGCTGGCTGGTGAACAGGCGTCTTGCCTCGGCATCGCTGTCGGCCACCACCACGTTGATCGCCAGCATCGCATGTGGCTTTTGAAGATACTTCGACGGCTGGAACTCACGGCGGTAGACATCGAGTGCCGTGTCGAGCGCATCCGGCGCAAAGTGCGAGGCGAATGCATAAGGCAGGCCGAGCATCGCCGCCAGCCTCGCGCCGAACAAGCTGGAACCGAGCAGCCACACCGCAACGTCGACGCCAGACCCCGGCACCGCTTGCACCAGTTGTCCCGGACGCACCGGATCGAAATAGTGCAGCAGTTCCGCCACATCGTCGGGAAAATTGTCGGCGGACAGACCGTAGCGCCGCAGCGCGCGCATGGTGGCCTGATCGGTACCCGGCGCACGGCCCAGCCCCAGGTCGATGCGCCCCGGATAGAGTG
This window of the Dyella sp. A6 genome carries:
- a CDS encoding 16S rRNA pseudouridine(516) synthase; the protein is MKLVKLIANLGYGSRREVAWMFREGRVTDSDGDVLYADDKLPQERIRIDGEPLDPPSGLALLMHKPVGYTCSRKDAGRLVYDLLPPRYRRREPALSTVGRLDRDTSGMLLLTDDGALLHRIIAPKSHVTKLYEVTLAEDLKGDEGELFASGSLMLDSETTPLAPAVLHVLGPRHARLAVTEGRYHQVRRMFAATGNRVETLQRVAIGELGLDDLAPGQWRAMTREDIDKVIGPAAAPG
- a CDS encoding class I SAM-dependent methyltransferase, whose protein sequence is MTVTGFSAPAPDAALDALFLPFATGELDLPADGRVLFLHARDGFRLRETAQPGWLCEQSFKPFADALRRSGHAVGEPSEGDTFARVLMLPPRSRDASRALLARALTYLAPSGVVLASVPNAEGARSSEADLARLAGPLRSLSKHKCRVFWTRPGPQVDKELLADWLALDGMQTIAPGLVSRPGLFAWDRIDTASALLAAQLPADLQGRVADLGAGYGFLSTRLLAQCPGIDAVDLYEAEARALEPSRANLEYAVRQSGRTVSVTFHWHDVTQGLPHRYDAIVSNPPFHQGRADLPELGRAFIAAAADALLPHGRFWLVANRHLPYESVLARRFNTVRTMVVKDGFKVIEASGAHA
- a CDS encoding OPT family oligopeptide transporter — translated: MKPQSQSGAAPRTELTLRGLIIGIVITVVFTAANVFFGLKAGLTFATSIPAAVISMAILRAMKNSTIQENNIVQTVASAAGTLSAIIFVLPGLIIIGWWNGFPFWMSFGICATGGILGVMYTIPLRRALVTDSDLPYPEGVACAEVLKVGSGDEAAAADSVESGGAGLKAVITGSIVSALFYVIVQTKLFATSVSSYFRVGDKGAATGFDFSLSFALFAVGHLVGLWVGVAMLVGALIGWGWAVPHFLLLHPAAGSAMDVAQGAWSHDVRYVGAGTIGVAAIWTLAKLVKPVVTGLSGAMAASRVRKAGQLGTLPRTEHDMPIGMVGLIILLCLIPVAWLLGHFSVVSGLGSHAALLVIGGVLFVVILSFLVSAVCGYMAGLIGSSNSPLSGVGILVVIIAALLLVVGVKSLMPADAGKALVAFALFITAIVFAVASIANNNLQDLKTGQLVDATPSLQQWALVIGVIAGAIVIPPVMDLLNHAYGFLGAPGVDPSRALPAPQAGLISALAQGVITGNIDWSLIGIGALIGAAIILIDELLGLAGTSVRLPPLAVGLGIYLPTSTTLMVVVGALVGAWFDRRAERGPRAEATKQLGVLLASGLIVGESLLGVVVAALVAFSDKLGFRNHDAPLALVGKSFATPAIWIGGIAFVACVVVLYRWIWRMGHQTGGK
- a CDS encoding pseudouridine synthase; translation: MPAIAPSTFHLPPGPWATVLDGLCAHFPAIGRERWLDRMARGRVLDSAGLPVVAQTRYRAGLCVRYWREVTDEPRIPFDEAIVHLDRHLLVADKPPFLPVTPAGRFVEETLLTRLIRRTGHADLVPLHRIDRLTSGLVLFSVDPGSRAAYQALFRERRIAKHYEALAPPLPDQSFPLLRRSRIEPGEPFFRMREADGEPNSETRIDVIGRGQHDWHYALYPVTGRKHQLRVQMAGLGAPIRHDPLYPELAAEAPDDPDRPLQLLARTLAFNDPLSGEQRHFESTRVLEIPRQARSTLS
- a CDS encoding glutathione S-transferase family protein, with product MNTIEGIVLHGSNPGFGLPEASPFVIKTDVQLQLAGLPYRKVGGTPPQAPKGKIPWLVDGDETVCDSTFIRAHLERKYSIDLDAGLDARQRAESWAIERMLEDHLYWTMVWFRWIDPVNFAKGPAHFVDAAPEAARASLREELQARRRAELHAQGLGRHTADQIAMLGQRSLDALSTLLDDRAHVTGRQPAAVDAFAFGMLASILTPFFDSPLRDAALGYPNLVAYTARMMQRHYPEHPWTASA
- a CDS encoding YaeQ family protein, translated to MALTATIHKAELSISDMDRHYYATHPLTLARHPSETEERLMARLLAFALYAGERLEFGRGISDVDEPALWRKDYTGEIELWIDVGQPDETRIRKACRQAQQVVVIAYGGHVADVWWEKIAGSLGRHDNLSVLAIVADDMRQLEALCDRGMRLQCLIQDGELQMITGDTTLAIRPDILMGGYAAA
- a CDS encoding FKBP-type peptidyl-prolyl cis-trans isomerase, with the translated sequence MRRLLSILALLALPVVLAACSHPPQPYDGGQVTKLTITDLKVGTGAEAKPGMQVKVNYTGWLYDQHAKDKRGKKFDSSFDHGAPFTFTLGKGMVIKGWDEGVTGMRVGGKRLLLIPAALGYGAQGAGGVIPPNASLVFEVDLLGVSAAQ
- a CDS encoding LLM class flavin-dependent oxidoreductase yields the protein MIPFSILDLAPVAEGSDPSQTFRNTLELAQLGDALGYTRYWLAEHHNMPGIASAATAVLIGHVAGGTSRIRVGAGGIMLPNHSPLQVAEQFGTLASLYPGRIDLGLGRAPGTDQATMRALRRYGLSADNFPDDVAELLHYFDPVRPGQLVQAVPGSGVDVAVWLLGSSLFGARLAAMLGLPYAFASHFAPDALDTALDVYRREFQPSKYLQKPHAMLAINVVVADSDAEARRLFTSQQQAFVNLRRGMPGLLPPPIDDINRYGASHERLGMEHALACAVVGDSDTVERGIADFIERHRPDELMLTANVFDHAARLRSFELAAAVRGRLAAQPVG